The Armatimonadota bacterium region GACAGCACGTATGACCGCCTTTTCGACACCAACGTCAAGGGGTTGTATCACATCGTGCAGAGCGCATTGCCACATTTAGCTGCATCGGGTGGAGGACAGATTGTAGCCATTGCGGGCATCCTGGGCATCAAGCCTCTGGCAAACGCCAGCATCTATGCCGCGAGCAAGTATGCAGTGGTGGGCATGTGCCAGTCACTGTCACACGAGCTGCGACGCCAAAATATCCGCGTGAGCGTGCTTTGCCCGTCTGGCGTAGACAGTCCCTTCTGGGAGGGTATTCCCGGAAAGCCTCGCGCGGACATGCTGCTCCAGCCTGAGGATGTGGCACAGGCAGTGGTGCAGGTTCTGCAGTTGCCTGCGCACGTGGCGCCCAACCTGTTTGTGCTGCAGCACATCCATCACCAGCTATGGCCATGATACGTTGGGGCTATCCCTGCGAGAACCTGACTCTGGACGCTTCCACCAACCACACGCTGCAGCTGCGCAATCTGGGGGAAGAACGTGTGCGCGAGAAGTTCGAGCAGAACCTGAGCGACCTGTGGCGTATGCTTCGGTGGAACGTCCAGCAGGGCATCGCTCTCTTTCGCATCGGACAACACCTGATACCCTTTGCGTCGCATCCTGCTTTCCCTTATGACTGGCAAAGGCTACATACCGCCGCACTGCGTGAGGTGGGCAAGTTCGCCATGGAACACGCTTTGCGCCTCTCCATGCACCCGGGTCAATACGTCAACGTGGGCAGTCCTCGCCCAGAGGTTGTGGAGCGTTCGCTGGCAGAGCTGCGCTACTCCGCGCAGGTGCTGGACGCGCTGGGATTACCTGATGGCGTGTTGATTATACATCTGGGCGGAGTTTACGAAGGGCAGAGCGCTACAGCACGACGCATCGTACAGCACCTGCGAGGTGAGCCACAGATTCTATGCTGGCTTGCTCTAGAACACGATGAAAGGCTGTGGAGTTTGCGTCAAGTGGTCTCTGTGGCGGAAAGGCTCGGAGTGCCCGTGATTGTGGACAACCTGCACCATCGGCTGAACCCTGATGGGCTGACGCTGCGTGAGGCAATACGTCTTGCCGTTGCCACCTGGGGACATCGAAGAGCCAAAGTACACCTCTCCTCACAGGATACTGAAAAACGCCCAGGAGCGCATGCCGCTCGCATCTCCCCCGAAGACCATTGTGAGCTGCTGGATGCTCTGGATGGCGCAGAGGTAGACGTGATGGTCGAGGCGAAGGATAAGGAACTTGCTGTGTTGTCTCTCATGCATTCAGTGCGGTGAAAAAACGGCGTTTGGCGATTCTGCAGAGCAGCGACCTCACTTGCCTTTCAGCGTTGAAACCTGACCTTCCTGTATGCTATACTTCTTTATACCAGCGTGACAAGAACCGAAAGGCTAGCCTATGTGGCGTATTTGGCAACGTATTCGGGAAGACATCCAGACCGTCTTCCAGAAAGACCCGGCGGCGCGCAGTGTGTGGGAGGTGCTGACCTACCCGGGCTTGCACGCCATCTGGATGCATCGTATCGCTCACTGGCTGTGGAACCATCGTCTGTTGTTCCTCGCCCGCTTGCTGTCGCAAATCAACCGCTTCCTCACCGGAATCGAAATCCATCCGGGAGCGAAAATCGGACGACGATTTTTCATCGATCACGGCATGGGCGTGGTGATTGGCGAGACCGCCGAAATCGGCGACGATGTGCTGATGTATCACCAGGTCACGCTGGGCGGAACTACTCTGGAGCGTGTGAAACGCCATCCTACTATCGGCAACAACGTGCTGATTGGCATGGGCGCGAAGATTATCGGTCCCATCACCATTGGCGACAACTGCCGCATCGGCGCGAATGCTGTGGTGAATAAAGACGTGCCACCCAATTGCACGGTGGTGGGCGTGCCCGGGCGCATCGTGATCCGGGACGGCAAGCGCGTGGAAGAGCCACCGCCCGTGATGGATAACGTCATCAACAAGATCGACCCCGAAGACGAAATCATTCAGAACCTGCGCCAGCAAATAGAGCTGCTGCAACAGCAGGTGGAGCTTTTGCAAAAGCAGATTGACCAGCAGAACGAGCAGTTTCAACAAGAGCTGGAGAGCGTTCGTTACCACACCCTAACACACGCACACCACGATGAGGGAGAAACATGCTGCCGCTGAGAATCTACAACAGCCTCACCCGACGCGAAGAGGAGTTTGTGCCGCGTGAACCCGGAAAGGTGTCCATTTACGCCTGCGGTCTCACCGTACAGGGACCGCCCCATGTGGGGCACGTACGAGGAGCTATAGTATTCGACGCGATTCGCCGATGGTTCATGCACCTGGGCTACGAGGTGCACATGGTGCAAAACTTCACCGACATCGACGACAAGATTATCGCTGCCGCCGCTAAAGAAGGTATTACGCCCGCAGAGGTGGCGGACAAATACGCCCGCAAGTACATCGAAGTGATGGAGCGACTGGGCATCCTGCCGGTACAGTACTGTCGCGTCACGGAGAACATTGACGAGATCGTCGCCATGATACAAAGGCTGATTGAGAAAGGGCACGCCTACGTGGTGGACGGTGACGTGTACTACGACGTGTCCAGCTTCCCCGAATACGGCAAGCTCTCCGGGCGCAATCTGGAGGAGGTGCGCGCCGGTTACCGCATCGAAGTGGACGAGCGCAAGGATGACCCCGCCGACTTTGCTCTCTGGAAAGCAGCAAAACCCGGCGAGCCGTACTGGGAAAGCCCCTGGGGCAAGGGGCGGCCCGGCTGGCACATCGAATGCTCTGCGATGAGCCTGAAGTATCTGGGACCGGGCTTCGACATCCACGCGGGTGGCAACGACCTGGTGTTTCCCCACCACGAGAACGAAATCGCTCAAAGTGAGGCGTACCTGGACGGAACTTTTGCCCGCTACTGGATGCACTGGGGATCGGTGAACCTGCGCCAGGAGAAGATGAGCAAGTCGGTGGGCAACTTCTTCACTGCTGAGGAGATCCTGTCGGAGTTCGAGCCGGACGTGCTGCGCCTGTTCCTGTTATCCACCGCTTACCGCAGCCCGATTGAGTTCAGCCGGGAGCGGATGCAAGAGACCCAATCCGCCCTGCAACGTATCCGAACAGCCCTGCGCAATGCGCAACGGGTGCTCCGGGAGGGCGTAGACGACGCGCCCATCGCGCAGAGATACTACGAACGCTTTGCCAATGCGATGAACAGCGACTTCAACACCGCCGCGGCGATTTCGGTGCTGTTCGATGCGGTGAGCGAAATCAA contains the following coding sequences:
- a CDS encoding oxidoreductase; this translates as MNPLSEKVVLITGGTSGIGLATAKLLIDQGAYVGVCGLSAESVAHTMSLDPSGDSLLAMQADVRRREDCQRFVEQVVLHFGQLDAVIHSAGVGHLGAFADTDDSTYDRLFDTNVKGLYHIVQSALPHLAASGGGQIVAIAGILGIKPLANASIYAASKYAVVGMCQSLSHELRRQNIRVSVLCPSGVDSPFWEGIPGKPRADMLLQPEDVAQAVVQVLQLPAHVAPNLFVLQHIHHQLWP
- a CDS encoding serine O-acetyltransferase; its protein translation is MWRIWQRIREDIQTVFQKDPAARSVWEVLTYPGLHAIWMHRIAHWLWNHRLLFLARLLSQINRFLTGIEIHPGAKIGRRFFIDHGMGVVIGETAEIGDDVLMYHQVTLGGTTLERVKRHPTIGNNVLIGMGAKIIGPITIGDNCRIGANAVVNKDVPPNCTVVGVPGRIVIRDGKRVEEPPPVMDNVINKIDPEDEIIQNLRQQIELLQQQVELLQKQIDQQNEQFQQELESVRYHTLTHAHHDEGETCCR
- a CDS encoding cysteine--tRNA ligase — protein: MLPLRIYNSLTRREEEFVPREPGKVSIYACGLTVQGPPHVGHVRGAIVFDAIRRWFMHLGYEVHMVQNFTDIDDKIIAAAAKEGITPAEVADKYARKYIEVMERLGILPVQYCRVTENIDEIVAMIQRLIEKGHAYVVDGDVYYDVSSFPEYGKLSGRNLEEVRAGYRIEVDERKDDPADFALWKAAKPGEPYWESPWGKGRPGWHIECSAMSLKYLGPGFDIHAGGNDLVFPHHENEIAQSEAYLDGTFARYWMHWGSVNLRQEKMSKSVGNFFTAEEILSEFEPDVLRLFLLSTAYRSPIEFSRERMQETQSALQRIRTALRNAQRVLREGVDDAPIAQRYYERFANAMNSDFNTAAAISVLFDAVSEINRLTTDLQIHNNPEAKANLASLVATVRLFGNLLGIQKLEEEERGLDDAFALQLIEKAIAWRQMAREKREWAIADRIRDDLRELGIILEDSVTGTTWRRSS